One Bombyx mori chromosome 28, ASM3026992v2 DNA segment encodes these proteins:
- the LOC101736954 gene encoding exosome complex component RRP41 has translation MPAADLLSSQGLRLDGRRPNELRRIRCKLGVFTQPDGSAYLEQGNTKVLAAVYGPHQASKSKMSTEAVVVNCQYSMATFSTGERKNRPRGDRKSQEMSMHLRQALTAAIKTEMYPRSQIDIYIEVLQADGGTYCASVNAASLALIDSGIPLRAYVTACSASLGRQSATHEPLVDVSHIEEAADGVCLTVASLPSTGSIALLEMSNRLHMDHFNIVLTRAMQGCRDIEVILDGAVRQHLAEGWTKQDVITI, from the exons ATGCCCGCTGCCGATCTACTCTCGAGTCAAGGACTACGTCTTGACGGGCGGAGACCCAATGAATTACGTCGGATAAGATGTAAACTTGGTGTATTCACCCAGCCTGATGGAAGTGCGTATCTCGAACAAGGAAACACGAAAGTGCTTGCAGCCGTGTATGGACCCCATCAG GCTTCAAAATCGAAGATGTCGACAGAAGCTGTAGTTGTCAACTGCCAATACAGTATGGCTACATTCTCAACAG GTGAACGAAAGAACCGACCTCGCGGGGACCGCAAGTCACAAGAAATGTCAATGCATCTCCGACAAGCTCTAACTGCTGCTATTAAAACTGAAATGTATCCAAGGTCGCAAATAGATATATACATAGAAGTATTACAG GCCGATGGTGGTACGTATTGTGCCAGCGTGAATGCAGCCAGTCTAGCGCTGATAGACTCTGGTATACCTCTGAGAGCGTACGTGACCGCCTGCTCGGCGTCCCTGGGCCGACAAAGCGCCACCCACGAGCCCCTGGTGGACGTTAGTCACATCGAGGAAGCAGCCGATGGAGTATGTTTGACCGTAGCCAGCTTACCCAGCACAG GAAGCATAGCGCTATTGGAGATGTCAAATCGTCTCCACATGGACCATTTCAACATTGTATTGACCAGAGCTATGCAGGGCTGCAGAGATATAGAG gtgATCCTAGACGGAGCTGTGAGACAACATTTGGCAGAGGGATGGACGAAACAAGATGTAATAACgatatga
- the LOC101736738 gene encoding tRNA (adenine(37)-N6)-methyltransferase isoform X1, which produces MADHSEYYKNQIALARTEIKNLRQQLTSLKHEHQKEIKLIKAALNSLRCSDCAEAATTALVNNVEAERSDDDIHYQPIGSIETSFQNKRGVPRQPSVMKNARGTVVIDTSVFNNPEHALSGLEEFSHMWIIFHFHMTESTNAPAKVAPPRLCGGRQGVFSTRSPHRPCPIGLSLVKIHSIEGNKIHFLGVDMVNGTPVLDIKPYIPQYDYPYEATSSVRPRTEGISNVVDDMVNVNIGDHRLDIGSSRIATPIDIDSPCRSPFEDIPSPESRLSNMQAPLSEFPDSPSGVDHVDGNPRSPLRRPDAERGDPDGQERFTPPQSANQSIRHDGIRVAAWINNPASQRYDVRFTDDALARLHDLIGDRADAFKSNIESLLSEDPRSNYVRGRYPDHEYSCVLEDLSISCVFDRNSHVCNIIAVRNAEELQEN; this is translated from the exons ATGGCCGATCATTCTGAATATTATAAGAATCAAATAGCTTTAGCTCgtacagaaataaaaaatctcAG gCAACAATTGACGTCTCTGAAGCACGAACACCAGAAGGAGATAAAACTAATTAAAGCAGCTCTTAACAGTCTCCGTTGTTCCGACTGTGCTGAAGCCG CCACAACAGCTTTGGTTAATAATGTAGAGGCAGAACGGTCTGATGATGACATACATTATCAGCCTATTGGATCAATAGAAACATCATTTCAAAACAAACGAGGTGTTCCTCGGCAACCTTCTGTTATGAAGAATGCAAGGGGAACTGTGGTAATTGATACTTCAGTATTTAATAACCCTGAGCATGCTTTGAGCGGACTAGAGGAGTTTTCACATATGTG GATAATATTCCACTTCCACATGACAGAAAGTACAAATGCACCAGCTAAAGTTGCCCCACCAAGATTGTGTGGAGGAAGGCAAGGTGTATTCTCCACGCGTTCACCCCACAGACCTTGTCCGATTGGGTTGTCACTTGTGAAGATTCATTCTATTGAAG gtaacaaaatacactttttgGGCGTTGACATGGTTAATGGCACACCCGTTCTGGACATAAAACCTTATATTCCACAATACGACTACCCATATGAAGCAACAAGCTCTGTTCGACCACGGACAGAGGGAATAAGCAATGTGGTCGATGACATGGTGAATGTTAATATTGGTGACCATAGGTTAGACATTGGAAG TTCCAGAATTGCGACACCAATCGATATCGATTCTCCTTGTAGAAGTCCATTTGAAGATATACCTTCACCAGAGTCAAGACTCAGCAACATGCAAGCCCCACTATCAGAATTTCCGGACTCCCCATCTGGTGTCGACCACGTTGATGGGAATCCAAGGTCGCCTTTACGTAGGCCGGATGCTGAACGCGGAGATCCGGATGGTCAAGAAAGGTTCACTCCACCGCAGTCGGCAAATCAAAGTATAAGGCACGACGGCATAAGAGTGGCCGCGTGGATAAACAACCCTGCTTCACAGAGATACGACGTTAGATTCACTGATGATGCACTGGCCCGTCTTCATGACTTAATTGGGGATAGAGCGGATGCCTTCAAAAGTAACATTGAAAGTCTTTTGTCTGAAGATCCAAGGTCGAATTACGTCAGAGGCAGGTATCCGGATCACGAATACAGTTGTGTGTTAGAAGACCTGTCTATTAGCTGCGTTTTCGATAGAAATTCGCATGTTTGTAATATAATCGCTGTGAGAAATGCCGAAGAACTTCAGGAAAATTAA
- the LOC101736738 gene encoding tRNA (adenine(37)-N6)-methyltransferase isoform X2: protein MLPFQLYQDEQQLTSLKHEHQKEIKLIKAALNSLRCSDCAEAATTALVNNVEAERSDDDIHYQPIGSIETSFQNKRGVPRQPSVMKNARGTVVIDTSVFNNPEHALSGLEEFSHMWIIFHFHMTESTNAPAKVAPPRLCGGRQGVFSTRSPHRPCPIGLSLVKIHSIEGNKIHFLGVDMVNGTPVLDIKPYIPQYDYPYEATSSVRPRTEGISNVVDDMVNVNIGDHRLDIGSSRIATPIDIDSPCRSPFEDIPSPESRLSNMQAPLSEFPDSPSGVDHVDGNPRSPLRRPDAERGDPDGQERFTPPQSANQSIRHDGIRVAAWINNPASQRYDVRFTDDALARLHDLIGDRADAFKSNIESLLSEDPRSNYVRGRYPDHEYSCVLEDLSISCVFDRNSHVCNIIAVRNAEELQEN, encoded by the exons ATGCTGCCTTTCCAACTATACCAAGACGA gCAACAATTGACGTCTCTGAAGCACGAACACCAGAAGGAGATAAAACTAATTAAAGCAGCTCTTAACAGTCTCCGTTGTTCCGACTGTGCTGAAGCCG CCACAACAGCTTTGGTTAATAATGTAGAGGCAGAACGGTCTGATGATGACATACATTATCAGCCTATTGGATCAATAGAAACATCATTTCAAAACAAACGAGGTGTTCCTCGGCAACCTTCTGTTATGAAGAATGCAAGGGGAACTGTGGTAATTGATACTTCAGTATTTAATAACCCTGAGCATGCTTTGAGCGGACTAGAGGAGTTTTCACATATGTG GATAATATTCCACTTCCACATGACAGAAAGTACAAATGCACCAGCTAAAGTTGCCCCACCAAGATTGTGTGGAGGAAGGCAAGGTGTATTCTCCACGCGTTCACCCCACAGACCTTGTCCGATTGGGTTGTCACTTGTGAAGATTCATTCTATTGAAG gtaacaaaatacactttttgGGCGTTGACATGGTTAATGGCACACCCGTTCTGGACATAAAACCTTATATTCCACAATACGACTACCCATATGAAGCAACAAGCTCTGTTCGACCACGGACAGAGGGAATAAGCAATGTGGTCGATGACATGGTGAATGTTAATATTGGTGACCATAGGTTAGACATTGGAAG TTCCAGAATTGCGACACCAATCGATATCGATTCTCCTTGTAGAAGTCCATTTGAAGATATACCTTCACCAGAGTCAAGACTCAGCAACATGCAAGCCCCACTATCAGAATTTCCGGACTCCCCATCTGGTGTCGACCACGTTGATGGGAATCCAAGGTCGCCTTTACGTAGGCCGGATGCTGAACGCGGAGATCCGGATGGTCAAGAAAGGTTCACTCCACCGCAGTCGGCAAATCAAAGTATAAGGCACGACGGCATAAGAGTGGCCGCGTGGATAAACAACCCTGCTTCACAGAGATACGACGTTAGATTCACTGATGATGCACTGGCCCGTCTTCATGACTTAATTGGGGATAGAGCGGATGCCTTCAAAAGTAACATTGAAAGTCTTTTGTCTGAAGATCCAAGGTCGAATTACGTCAGAGGCAGGTATCCGGATCACGAATACAGTTGTGTGTTAGAAGACCTGTCTATTAGCTGCGTTTTCGATAGAAATTCGCATGTTTGTAATATAATCGCTGTGAGAAATGCCGAAGAACTTCAGGAAAATTAA
- the LOC692812 gene encoding exuperantia, translating to MAMVTEVKVNGSEMEANTEVPPALAEKPVGLPPGKYSLIGWDMDTTGRRLIDEICQIAAYTPKQTYSQYIMPYGDLNPGARRRHNVRVVTVGRYRMLKDMVSHKILKTKSEISALTDFLDWLEKEKGDGSVILIYHEPRRFSPTMLLEALTRYDLLDRFNSIVAGFTDSYALAADKCKATVKSVSLRVLARVLLDADSLSVDSAIERATAAYKIVEHLAQGEQQEVSASGESLSASKDMVETARVWARPVHTELEALANLKKILERQNTFRPVFAPLLRGARGERRRVTQLRRLLADHGLLYQQLHDAWEKQQLAGLEKQLSALSVSAKEEDIKELIEILDSHFDPAKEPKGPKPRQPTVRPRSTANTNNTSGDAEGSTSDSQNSSSQNSPNKTNDIAAGDNSLKVQEPIAAN from the exons ATGGCCATGGTGACTGAAGTGAAAGTGAATGGAAGCGAAATGGAAGCGAATACTGAAGTGCCTCCCGCACTGGCTGAGAAGCCAGTCGGTCTCCCACCAGGAAAGTACTCTCTTATTGGCTGGGACATGGATACAACAGGACGGAGACTAATAGATGag ATATGCCAAATAGCAGCGTATACTCCGAAACAGACTTATTCCCAATATATTATGCCGTATGGTGACCTTAACCCTGGAGCGAGACGTCGTCACAATGTACGGGTTGTCACCGTTGGACGTTACAGAATGCTAAAAGATATGGTTTCTCATAAG ATTCTTAAGACAAAATCAGAGATATCAGCTTTAACAGACTTCCTTGATTGGTTAGAGAAAGAGAAAGGAGATGGTAGTGTCATTCTTATATACCACGAACCCAGGAGGTTCAGTCCTACAATGCTTCTTGAGGCTTTGACAAG GTACGACCTGTTGGATCGTTTTAATTCAATAGTCGCAGGATTCACTGACAGCTATGCCCTGGCTGCAGATAAATGCAAGGCAACAGTGAAGTCAGTCTCGCTGCGAGTGTTGGCTCGTGTGCTACTGGACGCGGACTCTCTGTCAGTGGACAGCGCCATCGAACGGGCAACAGCTGCCTATAAGATTGTCGAACATCTCGCACAAG GTGAACAGCAAGAAGTAAGTGCCTCAGGTGAGAGTCTCTCAGCCAGTAAAGACATGGTAGAGACGGCAAGGGTGTGGGCAAGGCCTGTACACACAGAACTAGAAGCGCTCGCCAATCTTAAGAAGATCCTTGAAAG ACAGAACACGTTCCGTCCAGTGTTCGCGCCCCTACTGCGCGGCGCTCGCGGCGAGCGGCGGCGCGTGACGCAGCTGCGGCGCCTGCTCGCCGACCACGGCCTGCTCTATCAGCAGCTACACGACGCCTGGGAGAAACAACAACTCGCAG GTTTAGAGAAACAATTATCAGCTTTGTCAGTATCTGCTAAAGAGGAAGACATCAAAGAGTTGATTGAAATACTGGACAGTCATTTCGATCCTGCCAAAGAACCGAAAGGACCTAAACCAAGACAGCCTACCGTAAGa CCTCGATCGACCGCCAATACTAACAATACAAGTGGAGACGCTGAAGGGAGCaccagtgattcgcagaatagTTCATCGCAAAACTCGCCCAACAAAACTAATG ATATAGCGGCGGGAGATAACAGTTTAAAAGTACAAGAGCCGATCGCGGCCAACTAA